The following proteins are co-located in the Candidatus Poribacteria bacterium genome:
- a CDS encoding lyase family protein, which produces MELYEAVSPLDFRYYGGDPDFMKRLLPYVSEAGYVTYQAQVEAALVRTLANYGVCSSAIADEVEAAVDLVTAEEVYEEQSRIRHNIRSLVNVIRRKISPDARPYVHLFATSADILDTATSLRFKALTENVIIPDLVVLEQQLIALAREHAETVQIGRTHGQHAEPTTFGYSLALYVSRLGTRIEKIHEAGQNLRGQFSGAVGAFNGLTLIHEHPERIEADFLALLGLKPSDTHTSTQCVEPEFISDLAYHVTAAYTVLANFADDMRHLYRTEIAEVGRKYNPQLVGSSTMPHKVNPETYENIKSLWKAFVPRMQTVFMDSILEHQRDLTNSASSRFLTELFTAFDYAIYRLRRALDEMDVKADNMRRNLALSAEDTIAEPIYLLMAYYGFPDAYDHTRKLIGQVHETGKSLTALLWEDETFRPFLDQLTELQREALRDPTNYIGASVRLTHATCDEWEERISEMVVG; this is translated from the coding sequence ATGGAACTTTATGAAGCCGTCAGTCCACTGGATTTTAGATACTATGGCGGGGATCCGGATTTTATGAAACGGTTATTGCCCTACGTCTCTGAAGCAGGATACGTCACGTATCAGGCACAGGTGGAGGCGGCACTGGTACGGACCTTGGCAAACTATGGTGTCTGTTCGTCAGCGATCGCTGATGAGGTGGAAGCGGCGGTCGATCTTGTGACGGCGGAAGAGGTCTACGAGGAACAGTCCCGCATTCGGCACAATATTCGTTCGCTCGTTAATGTAATTCGGCGGAAAATTAGTCCCGACGCGCGCCCTTATGTCCATCTATTTGCGACTTCTGCGGACATCTTGGATACGGCGACCTCCTTGCGGTTCAAGGCATTAACAGAAAATGTGATTATTCCTGACCTTGTTGTGCTGGAACAGCAACTGATTGCGTTGGCGCGTGAACATGCGGAAACGGTGCAAATCGGTAGGACACACGGACAACACGCTGAACCGACAACGTTCGGTTATTCATTGGCACTTTATGTGAGTCGTCTGGGTACAAGGATTGAGAAGATTCACGAGGCGGGTCAAAATCTGCGTGGACAATTCTCAGGGGCGGTCGGTGCGTTTAACGGTCTCACGCTCATCCATGAACACCCGGAACGGATTGAGGCGGACTTCCTCGCACTGCTCGGTTTGAAACCCTCTGATACACACACGTCAACGCAGTGTGTGGAACCCGAGTTTATCTCTGACTTGGCATATCACGTCACGGCGGCGTACACGGTGCTTGCGAACTTTGCAGACGATATGCGACATCTCTATCGTACTGAAATCGCTGAGGTTGGCAGGAAATATAACCCGCAACTGGTAGGGTCATCGACGATGCCCCACAAGGTGAATCCGGAGACCTACGAGAATATCAAGAGTTTGTGGAAGGCGTTTGTGCCACGCATGCAGACGGTTTTCATGGATAGCATTTTGGAACATCAACGGGATCTGACGAATTCAGCATCAAGTCGCTTTTTGACAGAACTGTTTACAGCGTTTGATTACGCGATCTATCGGCTTCGGCGCGCCTTGGACGAGATGGATGTGAAGGCGGATAACATGCGGCGCAATCTCGCGCTGAGCGCGGAGGACACGATCGCCGAGCCTATCTATCTGTTGATGGCATATTACGGGTTTCCCGATGCATACGACCATACCCGGAAGTTAATCGGACAGGTGCATGAGACTGGTAAGAGCCTGACTGCACTGCTGTGGGAAGATGAGACGTTTCGCCCGTTCCTTGATCAGCTGACGGAGCTGCAGCGTGAGGCACTCCGGGATCCAACGAATTACATCGGTGCTTCGGTGCGGTTGACCCACGCGACGTGTGATGAATGGGAAGAACGGATTTCTGAGATGGTTGTTGGTTAA
- a CDS encoding DUF4159 domain-containing protein, whose amino-acid sequence MLRKSRPPELKKKSNNEHQFISGVASKQDTLSRRSFLKGSVGLAASALAAGGLILPADAQWGFREYIPYDAARDVHYGTRYGVIEHHYPEMNPTGEKFTFVRLKYPGGDWYTNIVNYYRWQSDLKFTEILAENTTIDVEVRENPQYVDIDDEGLFAYPFLYMTGHSGIRLSTEQVRKLRDYFERGGFLHVEDCDARWNNYRGGLRPYIYEMVRQVYPEKKFERLDMSHPIYHTLYEHDEYLGGDKRIPDISDYDEAIMDDDRVVIYFCPSDLNCAWEGRPCEPGGEEQRTWAFKQGINVVAYALTR is encoded by the coding sequence ATGTTGCGTAAGAGCAGACCCCCCGAACTTAAGAAAAAATCGAATAACGAACATCAATTTATATCGGGAGTGGCATCGAAACAGGACACGCTGTCAAGACGTTCTTTTTTGAAGGGATCCGTCGGGCTTGCTGCTTCTGCGCTTGCGGCGGGTGGATTAATTCTGCCTGCGGACGCACAATGGGGTTTCCGAGAATATATTCCTTATGACGCGGCACGAGACGTTCATTACGGCACGCGATACGGCGTGATTGAACATCACTATCCTGAGATGAATCCGACGGGTGAGAAATTTACGTTTGTGCGACTTAAGTATCCGGGTGGCGATTGGTACACGAACATCGTTAACTATTACCGGTGGCAATCGGATTTGAAGTTTACGGAGATTCTCGCTGAGAATACGACAATCGATGTTGAGGTACGTGAGAATCCACAATATGTTGATATTGACGATGAAGGATTATTCGCCTATCCGTTCCTATACATGACTGGACACAGCGGGATTCGACTCTCTACGGAACAGGTTCGTAAATTACGGGATTACTTTGAACGCGGCGGTTTCCTCCACGTCGAAGATTGCGATGCACGCTGGAATAACTATCGCGGGGGTTTACGCCCGTATATCTATGAGATGGTTCGGCAGGTATATCCAGAAAAGAAGTTTGAACGTTTGGATATGAGCCATCCGATTTATCATACGCTCTATGAACATGATGAATACCTTGGTGGTGACAAACGCATTCCAGATATATCTGATTATGACGAGGCTATTATGGATGACGATCGCGTGGTTATCTATTTCTGTCCGAGCGATTTGAATTGTGCGTGGGAAGGTAGACCGTGTGAGCCGGGTGGCGAGGAACAACGGACGTGGGCATTTAAACAGGGAATAAACGTTGTTGCGTATGCGTTGACGCGGTAA
- a CDS encoding ABC transporter substrate-binding protein, with amino-acid sequence MKKNFRAFRQGFFTFQNRFLETWKVRRKCLLLCLVTLLIFLAPYAKAQELFSDAVGPVRVQEVTVVTPLVVPYITWGGEAALFHANGGLTTRPGTIMAELGMNIKLVPGDNFQQQVRDYLSGKSPFLRGTFRMIVQASEAIGKDARTKPVVFGQLTWSAGDHFVGRSNIRKISDLRGKKIAIQKGGPHVGMLYDMLKTARLSKSNVTIVWVDELTGANGPAERFRNDATIAGCFVITPDMIGLTGGSENTGTGAEGTVKGASVVVSTATLSRSIADVYACRKDFYDAYKPFVERFFAGYLKGAEEVVALKKTYETSGSEKYTQLLTMMQNIYGKEVLPTLEEDAHGLIADCTFVGQPGNIAFFNDPSNTITGFEGFNKAGLDMAVNWGFARQRYALIPSDLDFNASTFKNLLTTTVTAPSQLKQTRFKKETVRAEIESFNEDAVLDEKTLISFTIQFKANQDTFSDTEYREEFDRVVELASRYGNAAIAIKGHSDPSRTLSVLVKTGLQTGVLKRTGTRGNYKYFMSGRPFSLEDTATLIRLIQEKKFDDGSSVESPYQVMRAALKLSEQRGQAVKQAIITYARRKNARIDPDQIVPVGVGIKEPVIAKPTSPTEAAENRRVEFALIKVSAEAVAVSDFDF; translated from the coding sequence ATGAAAAAGAATTTTAGGGCATTTCGCCAAGGCTTTTTTACTTTCCAGAACAGGTTTTTGGAAACTTGGAAGGTACGCCGAAAATGTCTGTTGCTTTGTCTTGTGACGTTACTTATTTTTCTTGCCCCATACGCGAAGGCGCAAGAACTGTTTTCAGATGCAGTCGGTCCTGTGAGAGTTCAAGAGGTAACGGTAGTGACCCCGTTGGTAGTGCCATACATCACATGGGGTGGGGAAGCAGCACTCTTCCACGCCAATGGTGGACTAACGACGCGTCCGGGTACGATTATGGCGGAACTCGGAATGAATATCAAATTGGTTCCGGGCGACAATTTCCAGCAACAGGTCCGCGACTATCTTTCAGGCAAATCCCCGTTTCTGCGTGGCACGTTTAGGATGATAGTGCAGGCGAGTGAAGCCATAGGAAAAGATGCGCGCACAAAACCGGTCGTTTTTGGGCAGCTCACCTGGTCGGCGGGGGATCATTTCGTTGGACGCTCTAACATCCGGAAGATTTCTGACCTCAGGGGCAAAAAGATCGCTATCCAAAAGGGTGGTCCCCACGTAGGGATGCTCTATGATATGCTGAAAACTGCCCGGCTTTCAAAGTCAAATGTGACAATTGTTTGGGTAGACGAATTAACAGGTGCCAACGGACCGGCAGAACGCTTCCGCAACGACGCAACTATTGCAGGTTGTTTTGTGATAACGCCTGATATGATTGGATTAACAGGTGGATCTGAGAACACTGGCACAGGTGCTGAAGGCACGGTTAAAGGGGCAAGCGTCGTCGTGAGCACTGCGACACTTTCTCGTTCGATTGCGGATGTCTATGCGTGCCGCAAGGATTTCTACGACGCTTATAAACCGTTTGTTGAACGTTTCTTCGCTGGTTATCTGAAGGGTGCCGAAGAGGTTGTCGCTCTGAAAAAAACATACGAAACGAGTGGTTCCGAAAAATACACGCAGCTCCTGACGATGATGCAAAACATCTACGGGAAGGAAGTATTGCCCACCCTTGAAGAAGATGCCCACGGCTTAATAGCAGATTGTACGTTCGTTGGGCAACCCGGAAATATTGCTTTCTTCAACGATCCGAGCAACACCATTACCGGTTTTGAAGGCTTTAATAAAGCTGGATTGGATATGGCGGTGAATTGGGGATTTGCGAGACAGAGATACGCGCTAATTCCGTCGGATCTGGATTTTAACGCCTCAACTTTTAAGAATCTGCTCACGACTACCGTGACAGCACCTTCGCAATTGAAACAGACCCGTTTCAAAAAGGAGACAGTGCGCGCTGAAATTGAATCGTTTAATGAAGACGCAGTGCTTGACGAGAAGACGCTCATCTCGTTTACGATTCAATTTAAGGCGAACCAAGATACGTTTAGTGATACTGAATATCGGGAAGAGTTTGACCGAGTTGTTGAATTAGCTTCAAGATATGGGAATGCAGCCATCGCGATCAAAGGACACAGCGATCCGTCTCGAACACTAAGCGTATTGGTTAAAACGGGGCTTCAAACAGGTGTTTTGAAGCGAACAGGGACGCGGGGCAACTACAAATACTTTATGAGTGGCAGGCCTTTTAGTTTGGAAGACACCGCCACTCTGATTCGATTGATTCAAGAAAAGAAGTTTGACGATGGTAGCAGCGTTGAGAGTCCTTATCAAGTGATGCGCGCTGCACTCAAACTTTCTGAACAGCGTGGTCAAGCCGTGAAACAGGCAATTATCACCTATGCCCGTCGCAAAAACGCCCGTATCGATCCAGATCAGATTGTGCCGGTCGGTGTCGGGATTAAGGAGCCTGTTATTGCAAAGCCGACGAGTCCGACGGAAGCAGCAGAAAATCGGCGGGTTGAGTTCGCACTGATTAAAGTTTCAGCGGAAGCCGTTGCGGTCTCCGATTTTGATTTTTGA
- a CDS encoding phosphodiester glycosidase family protein, with amino-acid sequence MFDITYLGRRCFRFIRRYPRTFTIIGFLLIFCIGIRVGQTVRFNSVTDYFRSFMDRERNDVTKSVAQGISHRQILDKGVLTNILSVSPDAVEIRPYRALSAGIGTESLVSLARRHKALAAINGGFFEMAGTFRGESVGALKIDGEWVSEPEQGRAAIGLRTVDGKIESYIDRIALRQELALSSGETLPIDGMNRGRGRNELVIYRPHFHTVTLTTPDGVEVVVKGGEVTDVRDREGSSRIPADGYVLSASGRRSRDLLAHIAEGDGVQIRETIIPERVGDSKLWASFTHIIGGGPLLLQDGMASVTKAYEREGFDQAFHSFWHPRTAIGKKADGTLLFVTITAAEAGVRRGVKLPRLAELFLGWGATDALNLDGGNSSMLVIRDKVVSVKQTDSERARPSARPAPRRAGAERNARTARGNRRIRPMPRQQGRAISDAILIFSRF; translated from the coding sequence ATGTTTGATATTACTTATTTAGGACGACGGTGCTTTCGTTTTATCAGACGCTATCCACGCACGTTCACAATAATTGGCTTTCTGCTAATTTTTTGTATCGGTATTCGGGTCGGACAGACGGTTCGGTTCAACAGCGTAACGGATTATTTCCGCTCCTTTATGGATCGTGAACGGAATGATGTAACCAAATCGGTTGCACAAGGCATTAGCCACCGGCAGATATTGGACAAAGGCGTGCTGACGAACATCCTTTCGGTCTCACCGGATGCTGTTGAGATTCGTCCGTATCGAGCGTTGAGTGCGGGGATTGGCACGGAATCGCTGGTATCGCTTGCGCGGCGGCACAAGGCGTTGGCTGCTATAAATGGCGGTTTCTTTGAGATGGCGGGGACGTTTCGTGGCGAGTCTGTCGGTGCGTTGAAGATTGACGGTGAATGGGTGAGTGAACCGGAACAGGGTAGAGCGGCGATTGGACTCCGAACTGTTGATGGAAAAATCGAGTCATACATTGACCGGATTGCACTACGACAAGAATTGGCATTGTCGAGTGGTGAAACATTGCCAATTGATGGTATGAACCGGGGTCGTGGTAGAAACGAGTTGGTAATTTACCGTCCACACTTTCACACCGTGACGTTGACGACCCCCGATGGTGTGGAAGTTGTTGTGAAGGGTGGTGAAGTGACCGATGTTCGGGATAGAGAGGGGAGTTCGCGCATTCCTGCTGACGGCTATGTTCTATCTGCGAGTGGTAGGCGGAGCAGGGATCTATTGGCACATATCGCAGAAGGTGATGGGGTTCAGATTCGTGAGACCATCATCCCTGAACGCGTTGGAGACAGCAAGTTGTGGGCAAGTTTCACGCATATTATTGGTGGGGGTCCGTTGCTACTCCAAGACGGGATGGCATCCGTTACGAAAGCGTACGAGCGCGAAGGATTTGATCAGGCATTCCACAGTTTTTGGCATCCACGCACGGCGATCGGTAAAAAGGCAGATGGTACGCTGCTGTTTGTGACGATAACGGCGGCGGAGGCAGGTGTCCGACGTGGTGTTAAGTTACCACGGCTTGCGGAACTTTTTCTGGGATGGGGTGCGACGGACGCGCTTAATCTTGATGGCGGCAACTCATCAATGTTGGTGATTCGAGACAAAGTTGTAAGTGTCAAGCAGACGGATTCTGAGCGTGCGAGGCCAAGTGCCAGGCCGGCACCGCGAAGGGCGGGGGCAGAGAGAAACGCGAGAACTGCCCGTGGTAACCGTCGAATTCGCCCGATGCCGAGACAGCAGGGACGCGCGATTTCGGATGCTATCTTGATTTTTTCACGGTTTTAG
- a CDS encoding type II toxin-antitoxin system MqsA family antitoxin translates to MNAFECEYCSGDIRPKKVTVNHSYEGKLVIIKDVPVGVCQECGQRYYDAATLDQLDTLAQNSDTAPERISVPVIVMSP, encoded by the coding sequence ATGAATGCTTTTGAATGTGAATATTGTAGTGGCGACATCCGCCCGAAAAAGGTTACCGTTAATCACTCCTACGAAGGCAAATTGGTAATTATCAAGGATGTACCAGTAGGTGTCTGCCAAGAGTGTGGGCAACGGTATTACGACGCAGCTACACTCGACCAACTTGATACCTTGGCGCAGAACAGCGATACTGCACCAGAAAGGATATCTGTTCCAGTCATAGTTATGAGTCCTTAG
- a CDS encoding OmpA family protein, protein MDADKKKRIIVMVASWLVIIGVIGIAYKFLVEPWIRGNLVKETSTQRYAHNIKVSHDSFPGYAVLRSPAVQNLLNRQGIKLTFVDDKADYVGRARALKSGKVQMAVFTIDAYLKTGSVIGEFPGSIVLVIDESKGADAIVAHKRGVPQIPSLSNPRARIVLTPDSPSETLARIMINKMSLPSLPPSWAVETNGAEDAYKKLKSADPDEPYAYVLWEPYVTKALAIEGVHLLLDSSKLKGYIVDVLVVQREFLDSQRELVTHVVQAYLRANYDYNNQPDGLASLIQADAKQYGDPLNRKETDKLVKGIEWRNTVENYAHFGVIPATEAKGTERLEAIIAKITQVLVQTNSVAADPVSGNYEQLFFEGILRALHHDKFHPGVLNTSGTDELDGIFVGSTPMEQVREAASLNPLSDANWNGLAPVAAMKVEPIQFGRGNARILPGSKRALRELAANLKSFPQYYLRVVGHTRQEGDPAANRVLALQRAEAAAASLRSFGIANHRIRAIASNQTSSQMRGAAAQSVTFELLGKPY, encoded by the coding sequence ATGGACGCAGACAAGAAAAAACGCATAATCGTCATGGTGGCAAGTTGGCTTGTTATCATCGGCGTAATAGGGATAGCCTATAAGTTCCTCGTTGAACCGTGGATTCGGGGCAACCTTGTCAAAGAGACGAGTACCCAACGTTATGCCCATAACATCAAGGTATCACACGACTCGTTTCCTGGGTATGCGGTACTCCGTTCTCCTGCTGTTCAGAACCTGCTGAACCGTCAAGGGATTAAACTGACGTTCGTTGACGATAAAGCCGATTATGTCGGGAGAGCACGGGCACTGAAAAGCGGTAAGGTTCAGATGGCGGTTTTCACTATTGATGCCTATCTCAAGACGGGTAGCGTTATCGGTGAGTTTCCGGGTTCGATTGTCCTCGTGATTGATGAATCTAAAGGTGCGGATGCAATTGTTGCCCATAAGCGGGGGGTTCCACAGATACCGAGTTTGAGTAATCCGCGGGCGCGTATTGTATTGACCCCGGATTCGCCGAGCGAAACGCTTGCCCGAATTATGATTAACAAGATGAGTCTGCCGAGTCTTCCGCCTTCGTGGGCGGTTGAAACAAACGGTGCTGAAGATGCGTATAAGAAGCTCAAGTCCGCTGATCCAGATGAGCCGTACGCCTACGTCCTCTGGGAGCCTTATGTGACCAAAGCCCTTGCTATTGAAGGTGTGCATCTGCTGTTAGACAGTTCAAAACTGAAGGGTTATATCGTTGATGTGTTAGTTGTTCAGCGCGAATTTTTGGATTCACAACGTGAACTGGTCACACACGTTGTCCAGGCGTATCTCCGAGCGAACTACGATTACAATAACCAACCTGACGGGTTAGCCTCCTTAATTCAAGCAGATGCGAAGCAGTATGGCGATCCACTTAACCGAAAGGAGACGGATAAATTAGTTAAGGGTATTGAATGGCGGAACACGGTTGAGAATTACGCACATTTCGGCGTGATACCGGCAACCGAAGCAAAGGGGACCGAGAGACTCGAAGCGATTATCGCTAAGATTACGCAGGTGCTGGTGCAGACGAATTCGGTCGCTGCCGATCCAGTGTCAGGGAATTATGAGCAGCTCTTCTTTGAAGGTATTTTGCGGGCACTTCATCATGATAAATTTCATCCCGGTGTGTTGAATACAAGCGGTACAGATGAGTTAGACGGCATCTTTGTTGGATCAACACCGATGGAACAGGTTCGAGAAGCGGCATCCCTAAATCCACTTTCTGATGCGAACTGGAACGGGCTTGCGCCTGTTGCGGCGATGAAGGTAGAACCCATCCAATTCGGACGCGGGAATGCTCGGATTCTTCCGGGTAGTAAACGTGCGCTGAGAGAGCTCGCTGCAAATTTGAAATCGTTTCCACAGTACTATCTCAGGGTAGTCGGGCATACACGTCAGGAGGGAGATCCGGCAGCGAACCGGGTTCTTGCCTTACAACGTGCCGAGGCAGCCGCAGCATCTCTGAGAAGTTTTGGTATCGCCAACCATCGTATCCGTGCTATTGCGAGCAACCAGACCTCGTCCCAGATGCGTGGCGCAGCAGCACAAAGCGTTACGTTTGAGCTTCTCGGAAAACCGTATTAG
- a CDS encoding VWA domain-containing protein — protein MKCVITATFGVRFILLLSLFILGLQICSADDIHKDNIVVILDASGSMQEKFSGDQTKSKMEAAKAALQEVLAKVPNDTWIGLLVFSGANIRNEWVYPLGEKETQKLIAAIDLPQPGGGTPLGKYIRIGANRLLEERAKQYNYGNYRLLIVTDGEASDAAQVEHYTPEILNRQIRVDVIGVDMKTDHMLAQVVDSYRRADNPGELMAAVSQILAETGDTGPDADGADAFEYIAPLSPEIAADLIQQLTTPPSNTAIAVKPMETTTPQTTTPPRKVPTPQQSDAGNRGTLWFVILLIVFSVIGFLALRNRK, from the coding sequence ATGAAATGCGTTATAACTGCCACGTTTGGTGTGCGATTTATTCTCTTATTAAGTCTGTTCATTTTGGGTCTCCAGATTTGTAGTGCGGATGATATTCATAAAGATAACATTGTTGTGATTCTTGATGCTTCGGGTTCCATGCAGGAGAAGTTTAGCGGCGATCAGACGAAATCGAAGATGGAAGCAGCAAAGGCAGCACTCCAAGAAGTCTTAGCGAAAGTTCCGAATGACACGTGGATCGGATTGCTGGTGTTTAGTGGTGCCAATATCCGAAATGAATGGGTGTACCCGTTGGGTGAGAAGGAAACTCAAAAACTGATAGCAGCCATCGACTTACCACAACCCGGGGGCGGCACCCCATTGGGGAAATATATTCGGATCGGGGCAAATCGTCTTCTTGAAGAACGGGCAAAACAGTACAACTATGGAAACTACCGTTTGTTAATTGTCACAGATGGTGAGGCATCGGACGCTGCCCAAGTCGAGCACTATACGCCTGAAATCCTCAATCGGCAGATTCGCGTTGATGTGATAGGCGTTGATATGAAAACCGATCACATGTTGGCACAGGTCGTGGATAGTTACCGCAGAGCAGATAATCCAGGTGAGCTGATGGCGGCAGTGTCGCAGATTCTTGCGGAAACAGGGGATACGGGTCCAGATGCTGACGGAGCAGATGCCTTTGAATATATTGCGCCCCTTTCACCGGAGATTGCTGCCGATTTGATTCAACAGCTCACAACCCCACCAAGCAACACGGCAATCGCTGTGAAGCCCATGGAGACAACAACACCGCAAACAACGACACCACCGAGAAAGGTGCCGACACCGCAGCAGTCTGATGCTGGAAATCGTGGGACCCTATGGTTCGTTATACTTCTGATTGTGTTTTCCGTTATCGGTTTCTTGGCTTTGAGAAATAGGAAATAG